The sequence CCCTCACCTTCCTCTACAGCCTGGCCGTCATCGGCGCGGCGGTGGTGCTGGACTGGCGCGGCGCGCTCTGGGTGGCGCTGGTCTCCGGGCTGTGCTTCTCCGCGCTGGTGATGGGGCCTCGCCTCGTGGGCGACGCCCCGGTGGACCCCCTGCTGTCGAGCCGGAGCCTGTTCGTCCTGGGCAGCAACCTGCTGGCGCTCGCGCTCATCGCCGTGCTGGCGGGCTACCTGTCGCGCCAATTGTCCGCCACCGGTGGCGCCCTGTCCGCGCGCGAGGCGGACCTGCGGCGGCTGGGGCGGCTGCAGCAGCAGATTGTCTCGTCCATGTCCTCGGGGCTGGTGACGTGTGACGCCCAGCGGCGCGTCACGTACGTCAACCCCGCCGGCTGCGCCATCCTCCAGGTGGAGGAGGCGGCCAGCGTGGGCATGGACCTGGAGGCGCTCATGCCGGGCGTGTCCGGGCTGGGCCCCCGCACGCCGCGCAGCGAGCTCAGCGTGGGTACGGGCAGCAGCCGGCGCATCCTCGGCCTGTCGGTGACGCCGCTGGAGGGCGAGCAGGGCGCGCTGCTGGTGGTGTTCCAGGACCTCACGCGGCTGCGGCGCATGGAGGAGGACCTCAAGCGCTCGGACCGGTTGGCGAGCCTGGGGGCTCTCTCCGCTCAGCTCGCGCACGAGCTGCGAAACCCCCTGGCGGCCATGCGAGGCTCCGCGCAAATGCTGGCGCAGGACGTGCGGGACGAGATGGGGCAGAAGCTCACCAACATCCTGCTGCGCGAGTCGGACCGGCTGGCGCGGCTGGTGGAGGACTTCCTGCGCTTCGCCCGGCCGCCGGAGCCGGTGCGCCGCCCGGTGGCGCTGGAGTCGCTCCTGGTGGAGACGGTGGACATGTTGCGGGCGGACCCGCTGGCGCGGGACGTGCGGATGGAAGTGATGGCGCCCGAGTCGCTGACGGCCGCGGTGGACCCGGACCAGCTTCGTCAGGTGCTCATCAACCTGGTGCGCAACGGCTTCCAGGCGGCCGGCCCCCGGGGTGAGGTGAAGGTGGCGCTGGCGAGGGCCGAGCACGAGGCGCGCATCCGCGTCTGGGACTCGGGCGGGA comes from Pyxidicoccus parkwaysis and encodes:
- a CDS encoding two-component system sensor histidine kinase NtrB, which gives rise to MRSRLVWLVLFRTVAASLSLVITVARLLLQPVQEPSRTDTLSLAVIIAAYVSTVVVGLRLRWGRAGPLDAWVQVVGDIVIATGLVYLSGGADSPLTFLYSLAVIGAAVVLDWRGALWVALVSGLCFSALVMGPRLVGDAPVDPLLSSRSLFVLGSNLLALALIAVLAGYLSRQLSATGGALSAREADLRRLGRLQQQIVSSMSSGLVTCDAQRRVTYVNPAGCAILQVEEAASVGMDLEALMPGVSGLGPRTPRSELSVGTGSSRRILGLSVTPLEGEQGALLVVFQDLTRLRRMEEDLKRSDRLASLGALSAQLAHELRNPLAAMRGSAQMLAQDVRDEMGQKLTNILLRESDRLARLVEDFLRFARPPEPVRRPVALESLLVETVDMLRADPLARDVRMEVMAPESLTAAVDPDQLRQVLINLVRNGFQAAGPRGEVKVALARAEHEARIRVWDSGGSITEEMMGHLFEPFFTTRDGGTGLGLSTAHSIIRAHGGAIRVRSNRDEGTEFVVELPL